In one window of Rhizobium oryzihabitans DNA:
- a CDS encoding glycosyltransferase family 25 protein has product MLPISTFPVYIISIARARARLDKMLDGASGLGLDLRPVEGVDGKTIPPAEWTDFNQRGFELRNGRHALPGEYGCYASHIKALEIFLASDAPVAVIVEDDVAFTPDFSERVKAMAAIMPEKAIVKLTNHRRSGFKGRKTSALGDTFGRCIFGPQGSSACYIISRCGAERFLKAARVMTLPFDRALECGWGYGTRVYVTDKDFLPFGDPDTLVGTRAEYRGSKFARFKRVPAYLSSFYDNIARYVYAYL; this is encoded by the coding sequence ATGCTGCCGATCTCCACCTTTCCCGTCTATATCATCTCCATTGCCAGGGCGCGTGCACGGCTCGACAAGATGCTGGACGGCGCTTCCGGTCTCGGTCTTGATTTGCGGCCGGTCGAGGGTGTCGACGGCAAGACTATTCCTCCTGCCGAGTGGACGGACTTCAACCAACGCGGCTTCGAGCTGCGCAACGGCCGCCATGCCTTGCCGGGTGAATATGGCTGCTATGCCAGCCACATCAAGGCGCTGGAGATTTTTCTGGCGAGTGACGCGCCGGTTGCGGTGATCGTCGAGGACGACGTTGCCTTTACCCCGGACTTTTCCGAACGGGTCAAAGCCATGGCTGCGATCATGCCGGAAAAAGCGATCGTGAAGCTGACCAACCACCGCCGCAGCGGCTTCAAGGGCAGGAAGACCAGCGCTCTCGGAGACACGTTCGGGCGCTGCATTTTCGGCCCGCAGGGATCCTCGGCCTGCTACATCATCTCACGCTGCGGCGCTGAACGTTTCCTGAAAGCTGCAAGGGTAATGACGCTGCCCTTTGACCGGGCGCTGGAATGCGGCTGGGGCTATGGCACGCGCGTTTATGTGACTGACAAGGATTTCCTGCCCTTTGGCGACCCGGACACGCTGGTCGGCACGCGTGCCGAATATCGCGGCAGCAAGTTTGCCCGGTTCA